One segment of Nocardioides sp. QY071 DNA contains the following:
- a CDS encoding TetR/AcrR family transcriptional regulator, with the protein MPAHTGSTSGSTAGSKGVPRATREQQILDAAVGEFGRLGYAGASLSAVATGAGVSKQLVLGYFGSKDALFAACARRAGDGIADRVDEVLAHGGGALELAEGTLAAIFTALEPRPHDWNVLNDRTPPPGSAAHEAARAARLRIAAQAGAGVGSLAEVGDADDVAILTEIWMSSVSALVAWWLRHPDRSPTEMTARGRRALTALARSTS; encoded by the coding sequence ATGCCGGCCCACACCGGAAGCACGTCGGGCAGCACCGCGGGCAGCAAGGGCGTCCCCCGCGCCACGCGTGAGCAGCAGATCCTGGACGCCGCGGTCGGCGAGTTCGGACGGCTCGGGTACGCCGGCGCCTCGCTGTCCGCCGTCGCGACCGGCGCCGGCGTCTCCAAGCAGCTCGTCCTCGGCTACTTCGGCTCCAAGGACGCGCTCTTCGCCGCCTGCGCCCGGCGCGCCGGAGACGGCATCGCCGACCGGGTCGACGAGGTGCTCGCCCACGGCGGCGGGGCGCTCGAGCTCGCGGAGGGCACCCTGGCAGCGATCTTCACCGCCCTCGAGCCGCGCCCCCACGACTGGAACGTCCTCAACGACCGCACGCCTCCACCGGGCTCGGCCGCCCACGAGGCCGCGCGCGCCGCCCGGCTCCGGATCGCGGCCCAGGCGGGCGCCGGGGTCGGCTCGCTCGCGGAGGTCGGCGACGCGGACGACGTCGCGATCCTGACCGAGATCTGGATGAGCAGCGTGTCCGCGCTGGTCGCCTGGTGGCTGCGCCACCCCGACCGCAGCCCCACCGAGATGACCGCCCGCGGCCGCCGCGCCCTCACCGCACTCGCCAGGAGCACCTCGTGA
- a CDS encoding FAD-binding oxidoreductase, whose amino-acid sequence MNPSTDRSWWGWGADAAQLTPTETAALVDRVAPLLPGHDLTDHQPPDPHALGVPAPRVAPPAALAGLCSTGVVDRLSHARGKAFRDVVRNLHGDVAHVPDLVVRPRTEQDVVDVLDWCTAISLPVVPYGGGSSVVGGVEPRFDGPAVTLDLAALDRVLEVDPVSRAARIQAGAYGPALEDQLRPQGLTLRHFPQSFEFSTLGGWLATRAGGHFATLTTHIDDLTESIRVVSPSGTGESRRLPGSGAGPSPDRMFLGSEGALGVITEAWMRLQRRPEWQRTATIGFGSYDDAVAATRAIAQSGLHPANCRLLDPAEALVNAGTAVDGGVLILAFESADHPVDAWLDRALELVADHRGTVLATRDKAAGTTGTDASQAWRSSFIRMPYQRDALARRSMVVETFETACTWDAFPAFHAAVTGAAQRAIDEVCGGQGLVTCRFTHVYPDGPAPYYGVYAGGRWGSTLAQWDEIKAAVSTAIADHGGTITHHHAVGRDHRPWYDAQRPEPFAAALRAAKSALDPGGILNPGVLV is encoded by the coding sequence GTGAACCCGAGCACCGACCGGTCCTGGTGGGGCTGGGGAGCCGACGCCGCCCAACTCACCCCCACCGAGACCGCCGCCCTCGTCGACCGGGTCGCACCGCTGCTGCCCGGCCACGACCTCACCGACCACCAGCCGCCCGACCCGCACGCGCTCGGCGTACCGGCTCCCCGGGTGGCACCGCCCGCGGCGCTCGCGGGCCTGTGCTCGACCGGCGTCGTCGACCGCCTCTCCCACGCCCGCGGCAAGGCGTTCCGCGACGTCGTGCGCAACCTGCACGGCGACGTCGCCCACGTCCCGGACCTCGTCGTGCGGCCGCGCACCGAGCAGGACGTCGTCGACGTCCTCGACTGGTGCACGGCGATCAGCCTCCCCGTGGTCCCGTACGGCGGCGGCAGCTCGGTCGTCGGCGGCGTCGAGCCCCGCTTCGACGGCCCCGCGGTCACCCTCGACCTCGCCGCGCTCGACCGGGTCCTGGAAGTCGACCCGGTCAGCCGCGCCGCCCGGATCCAGGCCGGCGCCTACGGCCCGGCTCTCGAGGACCAGCTGCGCCCCCAGGGCCTCACGCTGCGCCACTTCCCACAGTCCTTCGAGTTCTCCACCCTCGGCGGCTGGCTCGCGACCCGCGCCGGCGGTCACTTCGCCACCCTCACCACGCACATCGACGACCTCACCGAGTCGATCCGGGTCGTCTCCCCCTCCGGCACGGGCGAGTCCCGCCGGCTCCCCGGGTCGGGTGCCGGTCCGTCCCCCGACCGGATGTTCCTCGGCTCCGAGGGCGCCCTCGGCGTCATCACCGAGGCATGGATGCGACTGCAGCGGCGCCCGGAGTGGCAACGCACCGCCACCATCGGCTTCGGGTCGTACGACGACGCGGTGGCCGCGACCCGCGCCATCGCCCAGTCCGGGCTGCACCCCGCCAACTGCCGGCTCCTCGACCCGGCCGAGGCGCTGGTCAATGCCGGGACCGCCGTCGACGGCGGCGTGCTCATCCTCGCGTTCGAGTCCGCCGACCACCCGGTCGACGCCTGGCTGGACCGGGCGCTCGAGCTGGTCGCCGACCACCGCGGCACCGTCCTGGCAACCCGCGACAAGGCGGCCGGCACGACCGGCACCGACGCCTCCCAGGCCTGGCGATCGTCCTTCATCCGGATGCCCTACCAGCGCGACGCGCTCGCCCGCCGCTCGATGGTCGTGGAGACCTTCGAGACCGCGTGCACCTGGGACGCCTTCCCCGCGTTCCACGCCGCGGTCACCGGCGCCGCGCAGCGGGCGATCGACGAGGTGTGCGGCGGCCAGGGTCTGGTGACCTGCCGCTTCACGCACGTCTACCCGGACGGCCCGGCGCCCTACTACGGCGTCTACGCCGGCGGCCGGTGGGGCAGCACCCTGGCCCAGTGGGACGAGATCAAGGCGGCCGTCTCCACCGCCATCGCCGACCACGGCGGCACGATCACCCACCACCACGCGGTGGGCCGTGACCACCGCCCGTGGTACGACGCCCAGCGGCCCGAGCCCTTCGCCGCCGCCCTGCGGGCGGCCAAGTCCGCCCTCGACCCGGGCGGCATCCTCAACCCCGGAGTACTGGTCTGA
- a CDS encoding SDR family oxidoreductase has product MGDLVPDLSGKTFLVTGANTGIGKETVRGLAARGARVVVAGRSEERTRAAIGEITSDTGSTDLDFLPLDLGDLASVRRAAERFLASGERLDVLVNNAGLAGRRGMTASGFELAFGTNHVGPFLLTELLRDRIVETGPGRIVNVASAGHYRAPGIDWDAVRQPSATRTAFDEYCVSKLANVLHARELGRRLEGTGVTTYSLHPGAIASDVWREVPFGLRHVMKLFMKSPEQGARTSLYCATSPDVDGDTGRYYDSEREKTPSKVVTDELAAELWERSEAWVRPVLRG; this is encoded by the coding sequence ATGGGTGACCTCGTGCCTGACCTGAGCGGCAAGACCTTCCTGGTGACCGGAGCCAACACCGGGATCGGCAAGGAGACCGTCCGCGGCCTGGCGGCTCGCGGCGCGCGGGTGGTGGTCGCGGGCCGCTCGGAGGAGAGGACCCGCGCCGCGATCGGCGAGATCACGTCCGACACCGGCAGCACCGACCTCGACTTCCTGCCGCTCGACCTGGGCGACCTGGCGTCCGTGCGCAGGGCCGCGGAGAGGTTCCTGGCCTCGGGCGAGCGCCTGGACGTGCTGGTCAACAACGCCGGGCTCGCCGGCAGGCGGGGGATGACCGCGAGCGGCTTCGAGCTCGCCTTCGGCACCAACCACGTCGGGCCGTTCCTGCTCACCGAGCTGCTCCGCGACCGGATCGTGGAGACCGGGCCCGGGCGGATCGTCAACGTCGCGAGCGCCGGGCACTACCGCGCCCCGGGCATCGACTGGGACGCCGTGCGGCAGCCGTCGGCTACCCGCACCGCGTTCGACGAGTACTGCGTCTCCAAGCTGGCCAACGTGCTGCACGCCCGCGAGCTCGGCCGACGGCTGGAGGGCACGGGCGTGACGACGTACTCCCTGCACCCCGGCGCGATCGCCTCCGACGTGTGGCGCGAGGTGCCGTTCGGGCTGCGCCACGTCATGAAGCTGTTCATGAAGTCGCCCGAGCAGGGCGCCCGGACCTCGTTGTACTGCGCGACCTCGCCCGACGTCGACGGCGACACCGGGCGCTACTACGACTCGGAGCGGGAGAAGACGCCGTCGAAGGTCGTCACCGACGAGCTCGCCGCCGAGCTGTGGGAGCGCAGCGAGGCGTGGGTCAGACCAGTACTCCGGGGTTGA
- a CDS encoding maleylpyruvate isomerase family mycothiol-dependent enzyme, producing the protein MTRLDPATYLAHMRTESARFAEVLAACRPDARVPSCPEWDAADLAWHLTEVQHFWEHVITHRPAPPEAYTEPERPATYAEVLAAFGATHAAFVAALETADPAEPAWSWSVPGDQHVGFTFRRQAHEALIHRLDAELAAGQVTPLPDALAADGIDEALAVMYGGLPPWGRFEPGPHHAEFRASDTATSVWVRLGTFSGTTPEGVERSGEPDQHVVADPGVPADLVVAGTAADLDAWLWHRVGDERVTITGDDDVRAHVGAVLGQAID; encoded by the coding sequence GTGACCCGACTCGACCCCGCGACCTACCTCGCCCACATGCGGACCGAGTCGGCCCGCTTCGCCGAAGTGCTCGCCGCCTGCCGGCCCGACGCGCGGGTGCCGTCGTGCCCCGAGTGGGACGCCGCCGACCTGGCCTGGCACCTCACCGAGGTCCAGCACTTCTGGGAGCACGTCATCACCCACCGGCCCGCGCCGCCGGAGGCCTACACCGAGCCGGAGCGACCGGCGACGTACGCCGAGGTGCTGGCCGCCTTCGGCGCGACCCACGCGGCGTTCGTGGCGGCCCTCGAGACGGCCGACCCCGCCGAACCGGCCTGGTCGTGGTCCGTGCCCGGCGACCAGCACGTGGGCTTCACCTTCCGGCGTCAGGCCCACGAGGCGCTGATCCACCGCCTCGACGCCGAGCTCGCTGCGGGCCAGGTCACCCCGCTCCCGGACGCCCTGGCCGCGGACGGCATCGACGAGGCCCTCGCCGTGATGTACGGCGGCCTGCCGCCCTGGGGGCGGTTCGAGCCGGGCCCGCACCATGCCGAGTTCCGGGCCAGCGACACCGCCACGTCGGTGTGGGTCCGGCTCGGCACGTTCTCGGGCACCACGCCCGAGGGCGTCGAGCGCAGCGGCGAGCCCGACCAGCACGTGGTGGCCGATCCCGGCGTACCCGCCGACCTGGTGGTCGCCGGCACCGCCGCCGACCTCGACGCGTGGCTGTGGCACCGCGTCGGCGACGAGCGGGTGACGATCACCGGCGACGACGACGTGCGCGCCCACGTCGGGGCGGTGCTGGGTCAGGCGATCGACTGA
- a CDS encoding zinc-dependent alcohol dehydrogenase family protein, whose protein sequence is MRATTIHGARDIRVDEVPDPTLRRPTDAIVRVTAGCICGSDLWPYRGENPIRPGATIGHECIGVVEETGSEVRDVRVGDFVVVPFCHCDNTCPHCLNGAQSVCTNLGFTASGQAEYALVNQADGSLVRTGGVPDADLVPSVLALSDVMPTGWHAAVSAGVKPGDTVVVVGDGAVGLSGVLAASVMGAERIIAMSRHEPRQAVARAFGATHVIAARGDDAVAEVRDLTDGVGVDATLECVGTNDAMTTAIEVTRPGGGVGFVGAPHGVELSARRLFDKNVGVRGGMAPVRRYLPELLPMVLERRIDPGQVFDLTLPLEESPDGYVAMDERRAIKVLLQP, encoded by the coding sequence ATGCGTGCGACGACCATCCACGGCGCCCGGGACATCCGGGTCGACGAGGTCCCCGACCCCACCCTGCGCCGGCCCACGGACGCGATCGTCCGGGTGACCGCGGGCTGCATCTGCGGCTCCGACCTGTGGCCCTACCGCGGCGAGAACCCGATCCGTCCCGGCGCCACGATCGGCCACGAGTGCATCGGCGTCGTGGAGGAGACAGGCAGCGAGGTCCGCGACGTCCGGGTCGGCGACTTCGTCGTCGTCCCGTTCTGCCACTGCGACAACACCTGCCCCCACTGCCTCAACGGCGCCCAGTCGGTGTGCACCAACCTCGGCTTCACCGCGAGCGGCCAGGCGGAGTACGCCCTGGTCAACCAGGCCGACGGCAGCCTGGTGCGCACCGGCGGCGTCCCCGACGCCGACCTGGTGCCCTCGGTCCTCGCCCTCTCCGACGTGATGCCGACGGGGTGGCACGCCGCCGTCTCTGCCGGGGTGAAGCCCGGCGACACCGTGGTCGTGGTCGGCGACGGCGCGGTCGGCCTGTCCGGCGTCCTGGCCGCCTCGGTGATGGGCGCCGAGCGGATCATCGCGATGTCACGCCACGAGCCCCGCCAGGCGGTCGCCCGTGCCTTCGGAGCGACCCACGTGATCGCGGCCCGGGGTGACGACGCCGTCGCCGAGGTCCGCGACCTGACCGACGGTGTCGGGGTCGACGCGACCCTGGAGTGCGTAGGCACCAACGACGCGATGACCACCGCGATCGAGGTGACCCGCCCCGGTGGGGGCGTCGGGTTCGTCGGGGCGCCCCACGGTGTCGAGCTGTCTGCCCGCCGGCTGTTCGACAAGAACGTCGGCGTCCGCGGCGGCATGGCGCCGGTGCGCCGCTACCTGCCCGAGCTGCTGCCGATGGTCCTCGAGCGCCGGATCGACCCCGGGCAGGTCTTCGACCTCACTCTCCCTCTCGAGGAGTCGCCCGACGGTTACGTGGCGATGGACGAGCGCCGGGCGATCAAGGTGCTGCTGCAGCCGTGA
- a CDS encoding UDP-N-acetylglucosamine 1-carboxyvinyltransferase: MTFEAPHEDYKGRIGNLIRDARKHRGLTQAQLAERLGTSQSAINRIEKGHQNLSLEMLARIGAALDSEIVALGAGPTHLRVKGPTTLSGSIDVKTSKNAGVALLCASLLNRGRTTLRKVARIEEVNRLLEVLDSIGVQTRWINADNDLEIIPPKDLDLTRIDEEAARRTRSVIMFLGPLLHRADTFELPYAGGCNLGTRTVEPHMSALRPFGLEVKATDGWYHAQLNRAIVPGRPIVLTERGDTVTENALMAAALHPGTTVIRNASSNYMVQDLCFYLQALGVEVDGIGTTTLTVTGRESIDVDVDYSPSEDPIEAMSLLAAAIVTRSEITVQRAPIEFLEIELAVLEGMGFRYDLSEEYLAANGRTRLVDITTHPSDLVAPGDKIHPMPFPGLNIDNLPFFAVIAAVAEGTTYLHDWVYDNRAIYLTELNKLGGRVTLLDPHRVQIDGPTSWTGTELVCPPALRPAVVVLLAMLASKGTSVLRSTYVIHRGYEDLAERLSSLGADIETFRDI, from the coding sequence ATGACCTTCGAGGCGCCCCACGAGGACTACAAGGGCCGGATCGGCAACCTCATCCGCGACGCCCGCAAGCACCGCGGCCTCACCCAGGCCCAGCTCGCCGAGCGGCTCGGCACCAGCCAGAGCGCGATCAACCGGATCGAGAAGGGACACCAGAACCTGTCCCTCGAGATGCTGGCCCGGATCGGTGCCGCCCTCGACTCGGAGATCGTCGCGCTCGGCGCCGGACCGACCCACCTGCGGGTCAAGGGCCCCACCACCTTGTCGGGCAGCATCGACGTCAAGACGTCGAAGAACGCGGGCGTCGCGCTGCTGTGTGCCTCGCTGCTCAACCGCGGGCGCACCACGCTGCGCAAGGTCGCGCGGATCGAGGAGGTCAACCGGCTGCTCGAGGTGCTCGACAGCATCGGCGTGCAGACCCGCTGGATCAACGCGGACAACGACCTCGAGATCATCCCGCCCAAGGACCTCGACCTGACCCGGATCGACGAGGAGGCCGCGCGCCGTACCCGATCGGTCATCATGTTCCTCGGCCCGCTGCTGCACCGCGCCGACACCTTCGAGCTGCCCTACGCCGGCGGCTGCAACCTCGGCACCCGCACGGTCGAGCCGCACATGTCGGCGCTGCGGCCCTTCGGCCTCGAGGTCAAGGCCACCGACGGCTGGTACCACGCCCAGCTCAACCGGGCGATCGTCCCCGGCCGCCCCATCGTGCTCACCGAGCGCGGCGACACGGTCACCGAGAACGCACTGATGGCGGCCGCCCTGCACCCGGGCACCACCGTCATCCGCAACGCCTCGTCCAACTACATGGTCCAGGACCTGTGCTTCTACCTGCAGGCACTCGGCGTCGAGGTCGACGGCATCGGTACGACCACCCTCACCGTCACCGGCCGCGAGTCGATCGACGTCGACGTCGACTACTCCCCCAGCGAGGACCCGATCGAGGCGATGTCGCTGCTCGCCGCAGCGATCGTGACCCGCTCCGAGATCACCGTGCAGCGCGCACCGATCGAGTTCCTCGAGATCGAGCTGGCCGTCCTCGAGGGGATGGGCTTCCGCTACGACCTGTCCGAGGAGTACCTCGCCGCCAACGGCCGCACCCGCCTGGTCGACATCACCACGCACCCCTCCGACCTGGTGGCGCCGGGCGACAAGATCCACCCGATGCCGTTCCCCGGCCTCAACATCGACAACCTGCCCTTCTTCGCGGTGATCGCCGCGGTGGCCGAGGGCACGACGTACCTCCACGACTGGGTCTACGACAACCGGGCGATCTACCTCACCGAGCTCAACAAGCTCGGCGGCCGGGTCACGCTGCTCGACCCCCACCGGGTGCAGATCGACGGACCGACGTCGTGGACCGGCACCGAGCTGGTCTGCCCGCCGGCCCTGCGGCCCGCGGTCGTCGTGCTCCTCGCGATGCTGGCCAGCAAGGGCACCTCGGTGCTGCGCAGCACCTACGTGATCCACCGCGGCTACGAGGACCTCGCCGAGCGGCTCAGCTCGCTCGGCGCGGACATCGAGACCTTCCGCGACATCTGA
- a CDS encoding glycerophosphodiester phosphodiesterase: protein MPYLAPGKVLAFAHRGGAYHPEIEGLENTLAAFRHAATLGYDYLETDVHLTADGVLLAFHDEVLDRVTDQQGAVRDLTLADVRRARIGGREQVPTLVDLLDAFPDARFNIDLKADGAVDALADLVRERGLWDRLLVASFSRRRIRRFRDLTDGRVPTAADPWQIVAFRLSPSVRVARLIAGDGFAAFQVPHRQRGLTVTTPGFVRRAHAAGHQVHVWTIDDPAEMTTLLDRGVDGIFTDRTDLLKDVLQGRGQWWSAQGGTSA, encoded by the coding sequence ATGCCCTACCTCGCCCCGGGCAAGGTGCTGGCCTTCGCCCATCGCGGCGGCGCCTACCACCCCGAGATCGAGGGCCTCGAGAACACCCTCGCCGCGTTCCGGCACGCCGCCACGCTCGGCTACGACTACCTCGAGACCGACGTCCACCTGACCGCCGACGGCGTGCTGCTGGCGTTCCACGACGAGGTGCTGGACCGGGTGACCGACCAGCAGGGCGCGGTCCGCGACCTCACCCTGGCCGACGTACGCCGGGCCCGGATCGGCGGCCGCGAGCAGGTCCCGACCCTGGTCGACCTGCTCGACGCGTTCCCGGACGCCCGGTTCAACATCGACCTCAAGGCCGACGGCGCGGTCGACGCGCTGGCCGACCTGGTCCGCGAGCGCGGCCTGTGGGACCGGCTGCTGGTCGCGTCCTTCTCGCGCCGGCGGATCCGCCGGTTCCGGGACCTGACCGACGGACGGGTGCCGACGGCCGCCGACCCGTGGCAGATCGTGGCGTTCCGGCTCTCTCCCAGCGTCCGGGTGGCCCGGCTGATCGCGGGCGACGGCTTCGCCGCCTTCCAGGTGCCGCACCGGCAGCGCGGGCTCACCGTCACGACGCCCGGCTTCGTGCGCCGGGCCCACGCCGCGGGCCACCAGGTGCACGTGTGGACCATCGACGACCCGGCCGAGATGACCACCCTGCTCGACCGCGGCGTCGACGGAATCTTCACGGACCGCACCGATCTGCTCAAGGATGTCCTCCAGGGACGCGGCCAGTGGTGGTCCGCGCAGGGAGGGACATCAGCATGA
- a CDS encoding MFS transporter, which translates to MNASAPIADLGPLNRAREQRAWYFTDWAASAFQTTVAGVLFAPYLISVAENAVGEHGRIHLLGLSIAPGSLPSYVITLSTVLSVFFYPVIGAYADRIARKPDLLVAFSWLGAAAAGGLFFMSGENWLYGSIAFIVANLAGGAAIVVSDSILPVISTEDERDRVSSNGWAYGYAGGGLLLAVNFLVVSFHDALGLDKEMAVRLSLLSAAVWWAAFMVIPWRGIRRHEPVAVEAVEGGVLTRSFGQLWATLKDLRNYPVALTFLAAYLFFNDGIQTVINSASTFGTKELGFGDGFVLGTYLLVQLVGIGGAILFARVAGRLGAKKVILGGLVGWMAIVTVALVVPEKTMVPFLLLGVAIGIVLGGTQALARSYFSLFIPRGKEAEYFSLYHAMDRGTSWFGTLTFGLVYQFADSYRPAIFALIAFFVLGGLLLLRVDTERGIREAGNARPAVI; encoded by the coding sequence ATGAACGCATCGGCGCCCATCGCCGACCTGGGGCCGCTCAACCGCGCCCGGGAGCAGCGGGCCTGGTACTTCACCGACTGGGCTGCATCGGCGTTCCAGACGACCGTCGCGGGCGTGCTGTTCGCGCCCTACCTGATCTCGGTGGCCGAGAACGCAGTCGGCGAGCACGGGCGGATCCACCTGCTGGGCCTGTCCATCGCGCCGGGCTCGCTGCCGTCGTACGTCATCACGCTGTCGACGGTGCTCAGCGTCTTCTTCTACCCGGTGATCGGCGCCTACGCCGACCGGATCGCTCGCAAGCCCGACCTCCTGGTCGCCTTCTCGTGGCTCGGCGCGGCCGCGGCCGGCGGCCTGTTCTTCATGAGCGGCGAGAACTGGCTCTACGGAAGCATCGCGTTCATCGTCGCCAACCTCGCCGGAGGCGCCGCCATCGTGGTCAGCGACTCGATCCTGCCGGTCATCTCGACCGAGGACGAGCGCGACCGGGTGTCGTCGAACGGCTGGGCCTACGGGTACGCCGGCGGCGGGCTGCTGCTCGCCGTGAACTTCCTGGTCGTCAGCTTCCACGACGCGCTCGGGCTCGACAAGGAGATGGCCGTCCGGCTGTCCCTGCTGTCGGCGGCGGTGTGGTGGGCGGCCTTCATGGTCATCCCGTGGCGCGGCATCCGCCGACACGAGCCGGTCGCCGTGGAGGCGGTCGAGGGTGGCGTGCTGACCCGGTCGTTCGGCCAGCTGTGGGCCACGCTGAAGGACCTGCGCAACTACCCGGTCGCGCTGACCTTCCTGGCGGCCTACCTGTTCTTCAACGACGGCATCCAGACCGTCATCAACTCCGCCTCGACCTTCGGCACCAAGGAGCTCGGGTTCGGCGACGGGTTCGTGCTCGGCACCTACCTGCTGGTCCAGCTCGTCGGTATCGGCGGCGCGATCCTGTTCGCCCGCGTGGCCGGCCGCCTCGGCGCCAAGAAGGTGATCCTCGGCGGCCTGGTTGGCTGGATGGCGATCGTGACGGTGGCGCTCGTCGTGCCCGAGAAGACGATGGTGCCGTTCCTGCTGCTCGGCGTCGCGATCGGCATCGTGCTGGGCGGCACCCAGGCGCTGGCGCGGTCCTACTTCTCTCTGTTCATCCCGCGCGGCAAGGAGGCGGAGTACTTCAGCCTCTACCACGCGATGGACCGCGGCACCTCGTGGTTCGGCACGCTCACCTTCGGCCTCGTCTACCAGTTCGCCGACTCCTACCGACCGGCGATCTTCGCCCTCATCGCGTTCTTCGTGCTCGGCGGCCTGCTCCTGCTGCGCGTCGACACCGAGCGCGGCATCCGCGAGGCCGGCAACGCCCGGCCGGCGGTCATCTAG
- a CDS encoding RNA polymerase-binding protein RbpA: protein MAERTLRGARLGGQSFEDERGIEFAARQQVGYKCPQGHEFEITMSIEAEVPAVWECPRCGLEAESTAGIEREVKAEKPQRTHWDMLLERRSEKELEEILTERLELLRGGEIGPAHLHRANARKKKPAKA from the coding sequence ATGGCTGAGCGCACACTGCGCGGTGCCCGACTGGGGGGCCAGTCCTTCGAGGACGAGCGGGGTATCGAGTTCGCAGCCCGGCAGCAGGTCGGCTACAAGTGTCCCCAGGGGCACGAGTTCGAGATCACGATGTCCATCGAGGCCGAGGTCCCCGCCGTCTGGGAGTGCCCGCGTTGCGGCCTCGAGGCCGAGTCGACCGCCGGCATCGAGCGCGAGGTGAAGGCCGAGAAGCCCCAGCGCACGCACTGGGACATGCTGCTCGAGCGCCGCTCCGAGAAGGAGCTGGAGGAGATCCTCACCGAGCGCCTGGAGCTGCTGCGCGGCGGCGAGATCGGCCCGGCGCACCTGCACCGCGCCAACGCCCGCAAGAAGAAGCCGGCGAAGGCCTGA
- a CDS encoding FxsA family protein has protein sequence MSRRRSRRAALLLFLAFVVMPILEIVVLIKVGQVIGPWWTILLLVLDSLVGAWLIKREGRKAWQALRERVETGRLPHRELADGALVVLGGAFMLSPGFVTDVLGILLILPVTRPLFRGLLVSYAGRQVARRATVSYGPASGPGDDTRPGPTVVRGEVIDEQ, from the coding sequence ATGAGCAGGCGGAGGAGCCGGCGGGCAGCGTTGCTGCTGTTCCTCGCCTTCGTGGTGATGCCGATCCTCGAGATCGTCGTGCTCATCAAGGTCGGCCAGGTGATCGGGCCCTGGTGGACCATCCTGCTGCTCGTCCTCGACAGCCTCGTCGGCGCCTGGCTGATCAAGCGCGAGGGACGCAAGGCCTGGCAGGCACTGCGCGAGCGGGTCGAGACCGGTCGCCTCCCACACCGCGAGCTCGCCGACGGCGCTCTCGTCGTACTGGGCGGAGCGTTCATGCTCAGCCCCGGCTTCGTCACCGACGTGCTCGGGATCCTGCTGATCCTGCCGGTCACCCGTCCGCTGTTCCGCGGCCTGCTGGTGTCGTACGCCGGCCGCCAGGTCGCGCGGCGCGCCACCGTGTCGTACGGTCCGGCATCCGGGCCCGGAGACGACACTCGCCCCGGACCGACCGTGGTCCGGGGCGAGGTCATCGACGAGCAGTGA
- a CDS encoding polyprenol monophosphomannose synthase, protein MVIPTYNEASNIAWIVERVRTAQPHVDVLVVDDGSPDGTGAVADGIALADPQVHVLHRTAKGGLGAAYLAGFGWALDAGYDVIGEMDADGSHQPEQLQRLLAGLQDADLVIGSRWVPGGSVVNWPWQRELLSRGGNLYVRMLLGIAVRDATAGYRLFRRSTLERIRLDEVRSTGYVFQTDLVTRTLQAGLTVREVPIEFVERVRGESKMSGQVALESLKRITWWGLRQRWERFKGQPQVASTRELQDTR, encoded by the coding sequence ATGGTCATCCCGACCTACAACGAGGCCAGCAACATCGCCTGGATCGTCGAGCGCGTCCGCACGGCCCAGCCGCACGTCGACGTGCTCGTCGTCGACGACGGCTCGCCCGACGGCACCGGCGCCGTCGCCGACGGCATCGCCCTGGCCGACCCGCAGGTCCACGTCCTGCACCGCACCGCCAAGGGCGGCCTCGGCGCGGCGTACCTCGCCGGCTTCGGCTGGGCCCTCGACGCCGGCTACGACGTGATCGGCGAGATGGACGCCGACGGATCGCACCAGCCCGAGCAGCTCCAGCGACTGCTCGCGGGCCTGCAGGACGCCGACCTCGTCATCGGGTCTCGCTGGGTCCCCGGCGGCTCGGTCGTCAACTGGCCCTGGCAGCGCGAGCTGCTCTCCCGCGGCGGCAACCTCTACGTCCGGATGCTGCTGGGCATCGCGGTGCGCGACGCGACCGCGGGCTACCGGCTGTTCCGCCGCTCCACTCTGGAGCGCATCCGCCTCGACGAGGTCCGCTCGACCGGCTACGTCTTCCAGACCGACCTGGTCACCCGGACCCTGCAGGCCGGGCTGACGGTGCGCGAGGTCCCGATCGAGTTCGTCGAGCGGGTCCGTGGCGAGTCGAAGATGAGCGGCCAGGTCGCCCTGGAGTCGCTGAAGCGGATCACCTGGTGGGGCCTGCGCCAGCGCTGGGAGCGGTTCAAGGGCCAGCCGCAGGTCGCCTCGACCCGGGAGCTCCAGGACACGAGGTGA